Proteins from a genomic interval of Streptomyces sp. NBC_01445:
- a CDS encoding acetyl-CoA C-acetyltransferase yields MSGTTGTTSVIVAGARTPMGRLLGSLKSFSGADLGGVAIKAALDRAGIGGDQVQYVIMGQVLQAGAGQIPARQAAVKAGIPMNVPALTINKVCLSGLDAIALADQLIRAGEFDIVVAGGQESMTNAPHLLPKSREGYKYGAVEMLDAMAYDGLTDSFENIPMGESTEKHNTRLGILRPEQDEIAAQSHQRAAAAQKNGLFEAEITPVEIPQRKGDPVLFSKDEGIRAETTAESLGKLRPAFTKDGTITAGTSSQISDGAAAVVVMSKTKAQELGLEWIAEIGAHGNVAGPDNSLQSQPSNAIRHALKKEGLGVEDVDLIEINEAFAAVAVQSMKDLGVSSEKVNVNGGAIALGHPIGMSGARVVLHLALELKRRGGGIGAAALCGGGGQGDALIVRVPKA; encoded by the coding sequence ATGTCTGGAACGACCGGTACCACCTCAGTGATCGTCGCGGGCGCCCGTACGCCCATGGGCCGGCTGCTCGGCTCGCTGAAGTCCTTCTCCGGAGCCGACCTCGGAGGGGTCGCCATCAAGGCGGCGCTCGACCGGGCCGGGATCGGCGGAGATCAGGTGCAGTACGTGATCATGGGCCAGGTGCTCCAGGCGGGGGCAGGGCAGATCCCCGCGCGCCAGGCGGCCGTCAAGGCCGGCATCCCCATGAACGTGCCGGCGCTGACCATCAACAAGGTGTGTCTCTCGGGCCTCGACGCCATCGCGCTCGCCGACCAGCTGATCCGCGCCGGCGAGTTCGACATCGTCGTCGCGGGCGGCCAGGAGTCCATGACGAACGCGCCGCACCTGCTCCCCAAGTCCCGCGAGGGCTACAAGTACGGCGCCGTCGAGATGCTCGACGCGATGGCGTACGACGGCCTGACCGACTCCTTCGAGAACATCCCGATGGGTGAGTCGACGGAGAAGCACAACACCCGCCTCGGGATCCTGCGCCCCGAGCAGGACGAGATCGCCGCCCAGTCGCACCAGCGCGCCGCCGCCGCCCAGAAGAACGGCCTCTTCGAGGCGGAGATCACCCCCGTCGAGATCCCGCAGCGCAAGGGTGACCCGGTCCTGTTCAGCAAGGACGAGGGCATCCGCGCCGAGACGACCGCCGAGTCGCTCGGCAAGCTGCGGCCCGCGTTCACCAAGGACGGCACGATCACGGCCGGCACGTCCTCGCAGATCTCCGACGGCGCCGCCGCGGTCGTCGTCATGAGCAAGACGAAGGCACAGGAGCTCGGCCTGGAGTGGATCGCCGAGATCGGCGCCCACGGGAACGTGGCGGGGCCCGACAACTCGCTCCAGTCGCAGCCGTCGAACGCCATCCGGCACGCCCTCAAGAAGGAGGGCCTGGGCGTCGAGGACGTCGACCTCATCGAGATCAACGAGGCCTTCGCGGCCGTCGCGGTGCAGTCAATGAAGGACCTCGGCGTGTCCTCGGAAAAGGTGAACGTCAACGGCGGGGCGATTGCGCTGGGTCACCCGATCGGGATGTCCGGCGCCCGTGTCGTCCTGCACCTCGCGCTCGAGCTGAAGCGGCGCGGCGGCGGCATCGGCGCGGCCGCGCTGTGCGGCGGCGGCGGCCAGGGCGACGCACTGATCGTGCGGGTACCCAAGGCGTAA
- the mce gene encoding methylmalonyl-CoA epimerase, translating into MLTRIDHIGIACFDLDKTVEFYRATYGFEVFHSEVNEEQGVREAMLKINETSDGGASYLQLLEPTREDSAVGKWLAKNGEGVHHIAFGTADVDADSADIRGKGVRVLYDEPRIGSMGSRITFLHPKDCHGVLTELVTSAPVESPEH; encoded by the coding sequence ATGCTGACGCGAATCGACCACATCGGAATCGCCTGTTTCGACCTCGACAAGACCGTTGAGTTCTACCGCGCTACCTATGGCTTCGAAGTGTTCCACTCCGAGGTGAACGAGGAGCAGGGTGTGCGCGAGGCCATGCTCAAGATCAATGAGACGAGCGACGGCGGGGCCTCCTACCTGCAGCTCCTCGAGCCCACCCGGGAGGACTCCGCGGTCGGGAAGTGGCTGGCCAAGAACGGCGAGGGCGTCCACCACATCGCCTTCGGCACGGCGGACGTCGACGCCGACTCCGCGGACATCAGGGGCAAGGGCGTACGCGTCCTGTACGACGAGCCGCGCATCGGTTCGATGGGGTCGCGCATCACCTTCCTGCACCCCAAGGACTGCCACGGTGTCCTGACCGAACTCGTCACTTCCGCACCGGTTGAGTCACCTGAGCACTGA